Proteins from a single region of Sporosarcina sp. P33:
- a CDS encoding restriction endonuclease codes for MEVSMPGYQEFMYPFLKCLADREEHTLQEMYQTLADHFNLNEKEKEAMLPSGNQLVFHNRIGWARTYLKKAGLLENVRRATFVITEDGEKVLSDPSITKIDNRFLMRYETFRKFKSPKEDQGETSLDPDVIDPDNDKTPREILEDSYKLLKEETKDELLAKILECSPLFFERLVVKLFVAMGYGGSVEDAGRAIGKSGDEGIDGIIKEDTLGLDMIYIQAKRWQNSVHRPEIQKFVGSLEGQRAKKGIFITTSEFSKGAREYIRFIDKKIVLIDGSQLTDLMFTYDIGVSNQETYITKQIDLDYFEQ; via the coding sequence TCAAACATTGGCAGACCATTTTAATTTAAATGAAAAGGAAAAAGAGGCCATGTTGCCTAGTGGCAATCAATTAGTTTTTCATAATAGAATTGGCTGGGCGCGTACATATCTAAAAAAAGCAGGTTTGTTAGAAAATGTTCGTCGTGCCACTTTTGTCATTACGGAAGATGGTGAGAAAGTATTGTCGGATCCGTCAATAACGAAAATTGATAATAGATTTTTAATGCGCTATGAAACATTTAGAAAGTTTAAAAGTCCCAAAGAAGACCAAGGTGAGACAAGCTTAGACCCCGATGTAATTGATCCCGACAATGATAAGACCCCAAGAGAGATTCTTGAGGATAGTTATAAATTATTAAAAGAAGAAACAAAAGATGAATTGTTAGCGAAAATATTAGAATGTTCACCACTCTTTTTTGAACGCCTTGTTGTAAAACTTTTCGTTGCAATGGGTTATGGCGGTTCTGTGGAAGATGCTGGCAGAGCTATAGGTAAATCTGGGGATGAAGGTATAGATGGAATAATAAAGGAAGATACACTTGGTCTTGATATGATTTATATACAAGCAAAACGCTGGCAAAATTCTGTGCATCGTCCTGAAATTCAAAAATTCGTAGGCAGTCTAGAGGGGCAACGTGCAAAAAAAGGTATATTTATTACAACTTCCGAGTTTTCAAAGGGAGCAAGGGAATATATTCGTTTTATAGACAAGAAAATAGTGCTTATCGACGGAAGTCAATTAACGGATCTTATGTTTACGTACGACATAGGGGTTTCTAATCAAGAAACATACATAACAAAGCAAATAGATTTAGATTACTTTGAGCAATAA